The Lentzea guizhouensis genome contains a region encoding:
- a CDS encoding LacI family DNA-binding transcriptional regulator produces MGFAENRGDYYRARYKIAPGKYGTVKNEFGETIRYAKKRDAEKAANDAEADIRSGRVSAVKQAGVLFGEYVDKWYAAQDLAASTMQNYRRHIEEHILPTFGDKIIGEIRPLDVNEWEKSERAAGYAESSIKTWRGTLHLVFADAVDDPTIPIDSNPAARRRGRGKRAGRSSKRGPEKAITTMLGVLLIAERAALLSGRDDEFVAIVTKGYTGMRWGELVGLEAQYVKKSGIRVEWQLYELDTGEFHRCPPKDDSYRTIDTPEWHSWLLVEHLAKRSAGPCTCHGLDYVFTGHRPSNTSARSTGAKLVDVARLAAVSVGTVSNVLNRPATVPMRTRLAVESAISDLGYVRGGAPTQLAAHWRRNGFATWLFKPAATGWYPAKAPHAARPVPIIGNPWPGVPARGRNATARADASWLPVAPGLTPHGLRHTHKTLLVELNVPKPLQDERMGHLDGSVQGRYSHVTQSMRHQLMADLTEVWEQALELRRVMSPTSPVVVLDRLLRAS; encoded by the coding sequence ATGGGATTCGCAGAGAATCGCGGTGACTACTATCGTGCTCGATACAAGATCGCGCCTGGCAAGTACGGCACGGTAAAGAACGAGTTCGGTGAGACCATCCGATACGCCAAGAAGCGTGATGCGGAGAAGGCCGCCAACGATGCAGAGGCAGACATTCGCAGCGGGCGTGTCAGTGCCGTCAAACAGGCTGGTGTGCTGTTCGGTGAGTACGTGGATAAATGGTACGCGGCGCAGGACCTGGCAGCGTCTACGATGCAGAACTACCGCAGGCACATCGAGGAACACATTCTGCCCACATTCGGGGACAAGATAATTGGAGAAATCCGGCCCTTGGACGTGAACGAGTGGGAGAAGAGCGAGCGCGCCGCAGGCTACGCCGAGTCCAGCATCAAAACCTGGCGGGGAACTCTGCACCTGGTCTTCGCCGACGCGGTCGACGACCCGACCATTCCGATCGACTCGAACCCGGCGGCAAGGCGCCGAGGCAGAGGTAAGCGTGCGGGTAGGTCCAGCAAGCGAGGACCCGAGAAGGCGATCACGACCATGCTCGGGGTGCTGCTGATCGCCGAACGCGCAGCCCTGTTGTCTGGCCGCGATGACGAGTTCGTGGCCATCGTGACCAAGGGCTACACCGGAATGCGCTGGGGCGAGCTGGTTGGTTTGGAGGCTCAGTACGTGAAGAAAAGCGGTATTCGCGTCGAATGGCAGCTTTACGAGCTGGACACAGGAGAGTTTCACAGGTGTCCGCCGAAGGATGACTCATACCGGACGATCGACACTCCGGAGTGGCATTCATGGCTGCTCGTTGAGCATCTGGCCAAACGAAGCGCTGGACCATGCACATGTCATGGCCTTGACTACGTGTTCACCGGCCATCGGCCGAGCAACACCTCTGCGCGAAGTACGGGCGCGAAACTCGTTGATGTCGCACGGCTTGCCGCGGTGTCTGTCGGAACCGTGTCCAACGTGCTCAACCGGCCAGCGACGGTGCCGATGAGGACCCGGCTCGCTGTCGAGAGCGCGATTTCGGATCTCGGTTATGTCCGTGGCGGCGCACCGACGCAGCTTGCCGCGCACTGGCGCCGGAACGGGTTCGCGACGTGGCTGTTCAAACCGGCCGCAACAGGTTGGTATCCGGCGAAGGCGCCGCACGCGGCTCGACCGGTGCCCATCATCGGCAACCCGTGGCCTGGAGTGCCGGCACGTGGCAGGAATGCCACGGCACGTGCTGACGCGTCGTGGCTGCCCGTCGCGCCCGGTCTAACGCCGCACGGACTGCGGCACACGCACAAGACGCTCCTGGTGGAGCTGAACGTGCCGAAACCACTCCAGGATGAGCGGATGGGGCACTTGGACGGCTCTGTGCAGGGTCGCTACTCGCACGTGACGCAGTCGATGAGGCATCAGCTCATGGCGGACCTCACAGAGGTCTGGGAGCAAGCATTGGAGTTGCGGCGGGTGATGAGCCCGACCTCGCCGGTTGTTGTCCTCGACAGGCTTCTCAGAGCCTCTTGA
- a CDS encoding class I SAM-dependent methyltransferase → MAESDEQYDALGAVYERAKHIPTGLAERATLLSAVGDLRGRSVLDVACGTGFYPRLFHDLGATRVAGVDSAGEMIGYARHVEDREPRGITYAQHDAATLPVLGSYDVVTAVWLLGYADDVPALDVMVGNLAANLAPGGRLVVVVPNPDADWDLYAQYGRYGYEITRTGPMDVKQPVRVHVLGDPPFGFDSFYWERGVFDAALERAGLADVTRHPVVVPDDDRGTEFWEPLRTSPSFAVFSAVKGES, encoded by the coding sequence ATGGCGGAGAGCGACGAGCAGTACGACGCGCTGGGTGCGGTCTACGAGCGTGCCAAGCACATCCCGACCGGGCTGGCCGAACGCGCCACGCTGCTGTCGGCCGTCGGCGACCTGCGCGGCCGGTCGGTGCTGGACGTGGCCTGCGGCACCGGGTTCTACCCGCGGCTCTTCCACGACCTCGGCGCCACGCGGGTCGCCGGCGTCGACTCGGCGGGCGAGATGATCGGGTACGCCCGGCACGTCGAGGACCGGGAACCGCGCGGCATCACCTATGCGCAGCACGACGCGGCGACCCTGCCGGTGCTCGGCTCGTATGACGTCGTCACGGCCGTGTGGCTGCTCGGGTACGCCGACGACGTGCCCGCGCTGGACGTCATGGTCGGCAACCTGGCCGCGAACCTCGCCCCCGGCGGGCGGCTCGTCGTGGTGGTGCCGAACCCGGACGCCGACTGGGACCTGTACGCGCAGTACGGCCGCTACGGCTACGAGATCACCCGCACCGGCCCGATGGACGTCAAGCAGCCGGTCCGCGTGCACGTGCTGGGCGACCCGCCGTTCGGCTTCGACTCCTTCTACTGGGAGCGCGGCGTGTTCGACGCGGCACTGGAACGCGCCGGGCTCGCGGACGTGACGCGCCACCCCGTCGTGGTGCCGGACGACGACCGCGGTACCGAGTTCTGGGAACCGCTGCGGACCTCGCCGAGCTTCGCGGTCTTCAGCGCGGTGAAGGGCGAGTCATGA
- a CDS encoding ADP-ribosylglycohydrolase family protein produces MNRDEAVLKADQWLAEHRPEHRIDPKCVFDTTDGWEIGFALPDAEGRVRAGGRWPEHAIEVHALGTITELSQGNAVDGERPWEPRFDPEFAELPGMRLYPGRAAVLGWVPKGGGALHPNPDRVPGPVAQGRPRPVTPMEHFLSYLELGWYDRGDFGHNAPHGEVLIPGDVLTENDGFPETLDVYTAPERLPAEVGHWVRVTLHTVLSELVNSSKSAGSKPKRLHINPGLPFDTEFDLAELADDASQHMRMCGCYERPFTRREASRWVDGNGHRFYEVRESADHSRLRGFLIAGAIGDALGANTENLPMEVVHERHGPEGVTDLPVDARITDDTQMMLFTFEAVIRAHVRERLTGTHELTLVTQNALQRWLHTQKTPWDRARGPLSTLDSPDGWLVTHEDLFRKRAPGLTCTSALQEYARTGELATITKPVNDSKGCGGVMRVAPVALASDDPSTVFALAAANAALTHGHPSGYLSAGVFAVLVHQLLRGNGLLEAVDIAMSPLVRREGHEEVVAGLEHAIELAALGDPSVARVEELGRGGVGDSALAIALYSALVTDDPNEALLVSVNHGGDSDSTASLCGNLVGALHGIDAIRPDWVERVQFRELVDRMVADWEIETGPAAPVAEEWFRRYPPS; encoded by the coding sequence GTGAACCGGGACGAGGCGGTCCTCAAGGCCGACCAGTGGCTGGCCGAGCACCGGCCGGAACACCGCATCGACCCGAAGTGCGTGTTCGACACGACCGACGGCTGGGAGATCGGGTTCGCCCTGCCCGACGCGGAGGGCAGGGTCCGCGCGGGCGGGCGGTGGCCGGAGCACGCGATCGAGGTGCACGCGCTCGGCACGATCACCGAGCTGTCGCAGGGCAACGCGGTCGACGGTGAACGGCCGTGGGAGCCGCGGTTCGACCCGGAGTTCGCCGAGCTGCCCGGCATGCGGCTGTACCCGGGACGTGCGGCGGTGCTCGGCTGGGTGCCGAAGGGCGGCGGCGCGCTGCACCCCAACCCGGACCGCGTGCCGGGGCCGGTGGCGCAGGGCAGGCCGCGGCCGGTGACGCCGATGGAGCACTTCCTGAGCTACCTCGAGCTCGGCTGGTACGACCGCGGTGACTTCGGGCACAACGCGCCACACGGCGAGGTGCTCATCCCCGGTGACGTGCTGACCGAGAACGACGGCTTCCCCGAGACGCTCGACGTCTACACGGCTCCCGAACGGCTGCCGGCGGAGGTCGGCCACTGGGTCCGCGTCACGCTGCACACGGTCCTCAGCGAACTGGTGAACAGCTCGAAGTCCGCCGGCAGCAAGCCGAAGCGCCTGCACATCAACCCCGGACTGCCGTTCGACACCGAGTTCGACCTGGCCGAGCTCGCCGACGACGCGTCCCAGCACATGCGGATGTGCGGCTGCTACGAGCGCCCGTTCACGCGGCGGGAAGCGAGCCGGTGGGTCGACGGGAACGGGCACCGGTTCTACGAGGTGCGCGAGTCCGCGGACCACAGCAGGCTGCGCGGTTTCCTCATCGCGGGCGCGATCGGTGACGCGTTGGGTGCGAACACCGAGAACCTGCCGATGGAGGTCGTTCACGAACGCCACGGCCCGGAAGGCGTGACGGATCTGCCGGTCGACGCGCGCATCACCGACGACACGCAGATGATGCTCTTCACGTTCGAAGCGGTCATTCGCGCGCACGTCCGCGAACGGCTCACGGGAACGCACGAGCTCACGTTGGTCACGCAGAACGCGTTGCAACGCTGGCTGCACACGCAGAAAACGCCGTGGGACAGGGCGCGCGGTCCACTGTCCACTCTGGACTCGCCTGACGGCTGGCTCGTCACGCACGAGGACCTGTTCCGCAAACGCGCGCCCGGACTCACCTGCACGAGCGCGTTGCAGGAGTACGCCCGCACCGGCGAGCTTGCGACGATCACCAAGCCCGTCAACGACTCCAAGGGCTGCGGTGGCGTCATGCGGGTCGCTCCGGTCGCACTCGCCAGCGACGACCCGAGCACCGTGTTCGCGCTCGCGGCGGCCAACGCGGCGCTCACCCACGGCCACCCCAGCGGCTACCTCTCGGCGGGGGTGTTCGCCGTGCTCGTCCACCAGCTGTTGCGCGGCAACGGTTTGCTCGAAGCCGTCGACATCGCGATGAGCCCGCTCGTCCGCCGCGAAGGCCACGAGGAAGTCGTCGCCGGCCTCGAACACGCCATCGAGCTCGCCGCGCTGGGCGACCCGAGCGTCGCCCGGGTCGAGGAACTAGGCCGCGGCGGCGTGGGCGACTCGGCCCTCGCGATCGCGCTCTACTCCGCACTCGTCACCGACGACCCGAACGAGGCGTTGCTGGTCTCGGTCAACCACGGCGGCGACAGCGACTCGACGGCGTCCCTGTGCGGCAACCTGGTCGGCGCGCTGCACGGCATCGACGCGATCCGGCCGGACTGGGTGGAGCGCGTGCAGTTCCGCGAGCTGGTCGACCGGATGGTCGCCGACTGGGAGATCGAGACCGGACCCGCCGCGCCGGTGGCGGAGGAGTGGTTCCGCCGCTACCCGCCGTCTTAG
- a CDS encoding metallophosphoesterase, with product MNKLGRALLATTALGTATIAYAAGIERRHWTLRTATVPVLAPGAKPMRVLHISDLHMTPNQVSKQRWVAALNDLNPDLVVNTGDNLAHKDAVPAVLRALGPLLDRPGVFVFGSNDYYAPRMKNPVRYLLPSAKTKRIHGVTLPWRDLRAGMIERGWQDLTHVRRTIEVAGQTVFAAGLDDPHLKRDRYADIAGAPDPRAALRLGVTHSPEPRVLDPFAADGYDFVMAGHTHGGQLRVPFYGALVTNCELDRTRARGVSRWGSHMWMNVSAGMGTSPYAPVRFCCPPEASLLTLVPRPVMPGQDRNEGVRFGARKDMM from the coding sequence GTGAACAAGCTCGGCCGCGCACTCCTCGCCACGACCGCCCTCGGCACCGCGACCATCGCGTACGCGGCGGGAATCGAGAGAAGGCACTGGACCCTGCGCACCGCGACGGTCCCCGTGCTCGCCCCCGGCGCCAAGCCGATGAGGGTGTTGCACATCTCAGACCTGCACATGACCCCGAACCAGGTCTCCAAGCAGCGCTGGGTCGCCGCGCTCAACGACCTGAACCCGGACCTGGTCGTGAACACGGGCGACAACCTCGCCCACAAGGACGCCGTCCCCGCCGTCCTGCGCGCCCTCGGCCCACTCCTGGACCGCCCCGGCGTCTTCGTCTTCGGCAGCAACGACTACTACGCCCCGCGGATGAAGAACCCGGTGCGCTACCTGCTCCCGTCGGCCAAGACCAAGCGCATCCACGGCGTCACCCTCCCGTGGCGAGACCTCCGCGCCGGCATGATCGAACGCGGCTGGCAGGACCTCACCCACGTCCGCCGCACCATCGAGGTCGCCGGCCAGACCGTCTTCGCAGCGGGCCTCGACGACCCGCACCTCAAGCGCGACCGCTACGCCGACATCGCCGGCGCCCCCGACCCCCGCGCAGCCCTGCGCCTGGGCGTCACCCACTCCCCGGAACCCCGCGTCCTGGACCCGTTCGCCGCCGACGGCTACGACTTCGTCATGGCGGGCCACACCCACGGCGGCCAGCTCCGCGTCCCCTTCTACGGCGCCCTGGTCACGAACTGCGAGCTCGACCGCACCCGCGCCCGCGGCGTTTCCCGCTGGGGCTCCCACATGTGGATGAACGTCTCCGCCGGCATGGGCACTTCCCCTTACGCCCCGGTGCGCTTCTGCTGCCCGCCGGAGGCCTCCTTGCTCACCTTGGTCCCGAGGCCGGTCATGCCTGGTCAGGACCGGAATGAGGGGGTCCGATTCGGAGCTAGGAAGGACATGATGTAG
- a CDS encoding PP2C family protein-serine/threonine phosphatase has protein sequence MRQDYETMTVSVGTATDIGGRSHNCDATAVHSTASTTAVALIDGIGSTPEVEHAAGLFAEVAARVAARRGPVAGLLAAHDLVSGPGPETPKPNAVGAVAVVYPSDRAIVTAHVGDCRVYSWTAGTLTSHTTDHTVGELLRQVGVTEHHAALHDDWVRTSIGNATVASIPVVDVVADLVILTSDGIHKVLTDDQIAAVATRFPDDADQLACELVAAALDAARDDEPLDNMSAAVIRVDGPREGKR, from the coding sequence ATGCGCCAGGACTACGAGACGATGACCGTCTCGGTCGGCACCGCCACCGACATCGGCGGCCGGTCCCACAACTGCGACGCCACCGCCGTGCACTCGACTGCGTCCACCACTGCCGTCGCGCTCATCGACGGCATCGGCAGCACGCCCGAGGTCGAGCACGCGGCCGGCCTTTTCGCCGAAGTCGCTGCCCGCGTGGCCGCCCGCCGTGGCCCGGTCGCCGGTCTGTTGGCCGCGCACGACCTCGTCTCCGGACCGGGACCGGAGACGCCCAAACCCAACGCGGTCGGTGCGGTCGCGGTCGTCTACCCCTCGGACCGGGCGATCGTCACCGCGCATGTCGGTGACTGCCGCGTCTACTCCTGGACCGCCGGCACGCTCACCAGCCACACCACCGACCACACCGTGGGCGAGCTGCTGCGCCAGGTCGGCGTCACCGAGCACCACGCCGCCCTGCACGACGACTGGGTTCGCACCAGCATCGGCAACGCCACCGTGGCCAGCATCCCGGTCGTGGATGTCGTGGCGGACCTCGTGATCCTCACCAGCGACGGCATCCACAAGGTCCTCACCGACGACCAGATCGCCGCCGTGGCGACCCGGTTCCCCGACGACGCGGATCAGCTGGCGTGCGAGTTGGTGGCAGCGGCCCTCGACGCAGCGCGCGATGACGAGCCGCTCGACAACATGTCGGCCGCCGTGATCCGCGTGGACGGCCCTCGGGAAGGTAAGCGATGA
- a CDS encoding MFS transporter has protein sequence MNLAPFKHVLVLPKVRPLVLLMLFARMPPAATGVILTLHVAVTLDEGYGAAGLVGAAGTVGMGLGAPLMGKLIDERGLRLMLALSVTASTAFWLVAPLLSYWTLLVASFAVGLLGVPMMSIGRQIITALVPEGQRRVALSLDSISVELSFMAGPALGVFMATKFSTDAALVFIGVSILVAGVLLYVANPPMVHQDEVVDGPKPRVSEWLRGPVIGVFVVCAGATLCLVGMEVSTIASLEHAGKQGWIGVAFFAMCASSITGGLVYGGVKRTPSVLVLLALMGLLEMPVGLGDGSVLWLCLLLIPMNLMCAPLIAASGEHISRLAPATARGLALGLQGSAFTVGSAIGSPLAGVAIDHGGAPLGFVVVGAGGLLVAGIGWLLARQRDRVRA, from the coding sequence GTGAACCTCGCCCCGTTCAAACACGTCCTCGTGCTGCCCAAGGTCCGGCCGCTCGTGCTGTTGATGTTGTTTGCGCGGATGCCACCGGCGGCGACCGGCGTGATCCTCACGCTGCACGTCGCCGTCACGCTGGACGAGGGCTACGGCGCGGCCGGGCTGGTCGGTGCGGCGGGCACCGTCGGCATGGGGCTGGGCGCGCCGTTGATGGGCAAGCTGATCGACGAACGCGGCCTGCGCCTGATGCTCGCGCTGAGCGTCACGGCGTCGACCGCGTTCTGGCTCGTCGCGCCGCTGCTGTCGTACTGGACGCTGCTGGTCGCGTCGTTCGCCGTGGGGTTGCTCGGCGTGCCGATGATGTCGATCGGGCGGCAGATCATCACCGCGCTGGTGCCGGAGGGGCAGCGCCGGGTCGCGTTGTCGCTCGACTCGATCTCCGTCGAGCTGTCGTTCATGGCCGGTCCCGCGCTTGGGGTGTTCATGGCGACCAAGTTCTCCACTGACGCGGCACTGGTGTTCATCGGCGTCTCGATCCTGGTGGCCGGCGTGCTGCTGTACGTCGCGAACCCGCCGATGGTGCACCAGGACGAGGTCGTCGACGGCCCGAAGCCGCGGGTCTCCGAATGGCTGCGCGGCCCGGTCATCGGTGTGTTCGTGGTGTGCGCGGGCGCGACGCTCTGCCTGGTGGGCATGGAGGTCTCGACGATCGCGAGCCTCGAGCACGCCGGGAAGCAGGGCTGGATCGGCGTCGCGTTCTTCGCGATGTGCGCGTCCTCGATCACCGGCGGCCTGGTCTACGGCGGCGTGAAGCGGACACCGAGCGTGCTGGTGCTGCTCGCGCTGATGGGACTGCTGGAGATGCCGGTCGGGCTCGGCGACGGCAGCGTCCTGTGGCTGTGCCTGCTGCTCATCCCGATGAACCTGATGTGCGCGCCGCTGATCGCGGCCTCCGGCGAGCACATCAGCCGGCTCGCCCCCGCCACGGCCCGAGGGCTCGCGCTGGGGTTGCAGGGCTCGGCGTTCACGGTCGGCAGCGCCATCGGCTCACCGCTCGCGGGCGTGGCGATCGACCACGGCGGCGCACCGCTGGGCTTCGTGGTGGTCGGTGCGGGCGGCCTGCTGGTGGCGGGGATCGGCTGGCTGCTCGCCCGGCAACGCGACCGCGTACGGGCATGA
- a CDS encoding bifunctional DNA primase/polymerase yields the protein MTTNRTVQTAADAALWLAVHRGWHVLPLNYGTKTPLRGCADCRAENTDHTPQTCPCLARGDGALCHGVWAATTDASVISRWAQRWHTSVWAVHLGASGLLAVDLDTRPGPPPRHPLNGLPWPADEPPPVDGLDTYATLAALSGGTVGDTFTTDTPSGGLHLVHEAEPGRWKGSHGKVRDGDDTVRTGLGWQIDIKAYGGYVVLPGSTSKAGLYRRSSTTTTPLWRPDWLADALARTGHDRTATPAKATSAPAPVATGGRSGPRRYAVGALRSACTELAVMEPNSGRNRKLFRSTTRLAGMVAAGWIDRTEVETALAAAAGHAGLPAGEIRYALTSGFNRPLPVPDIRSAA from the coding sequence ATGACCACGAACCGGACTGTGCAGACCGCCGCTGACGCCGCGTTGTGGCTGGCGGTGCACCGCGGCTGGCACGTCCTGCCTCTCAACTACGGCACCAAAACCCCGCTGCGCGGCTGCGCCGACTGCCGCGCCGAGAACACCGACCACACTCCGCAGACCTGCCCGTGCCTGGCACGTGGCGACGGGGCGCTGTGCCACGGCGTGTGGGCCGCCACCACCGACGCGAGCGTGATCAGCCGCTGGGCGCAGCGCTGGCACACCAGCGTCTGGGCCGTGCACCTCGGGGCGTCCGGGCTGCTCGCGGTCGACCTCGACACCCGCCCCGGTCCGCCGCCGCGCCACCCGCTCAACGGCCTGCCCTGGCCCGCCGACGAGCCCCCGCCGGTGGACGGGCTGGACACCTACGCCACCCTCGCCGCGCTATCCGGTGGCACGGTCGGCGACACGTTCACCACCGACACGCCCTCCGGCGGTCTGCACCTCGTCCACGAGGCAGAGCCGGGCCGGTGGAAGGGCAGTCACGGCAAGGTCCGCGACGGCGACGACACTGTGCGCACCGGCCTTGGATGGCAGATCGACATCAAGGCCTACGGCGGCTATGTCGTGCTGCCCGGTTCCACGAGCAAGGCCGGTCTGTACCGGCGCAGCTCGACCACCACCACGCCGTTGTGGCGCCCGGACTGGCTGGCCGACGCCCTGGCCCGCACCGGCCACGACCGCACCGCCACACCCGCCAAGGCCACGTCCGCACCGGCGCCCGTAGCGACTGGCGGGCGGAGCGGCCCGAGGCGCTACGCCGTCGGCGCCCTGCGGTCCGCCTGCACCGAGCTCGCGGTGATGGAGCCCAACAGCGGACGCAACCGCAAGCTGTTCCGCTCGACCACCCGCCTGGCGGGCATGGTCGCCGCTGGATGGATCGACCGCACCGAGGTGGAAACCGCGCTGGCCGCCGCCGCCGGCCACGCCGGGCTCCCAGCCGGGGAGATCCGCTACGCCCTCACGTCCGGGTTCAACCGGCCGCTTCCCGTCCCGGACATCCGGAGCGCCGCGTGA
- a CDS encoding gluconokinase, whose amino-acid sequence MIVLAVDLGTTATKVVAVDSQARVVASTERGYPMRTSGLEATHDPLEVLAAAFDALRELASDDVRAIALTGAMHTIMGLDADLRPVTESLSWADNRAVEQTERLRGTEEGRELHRTTGAPIHSFTPLMKLAWFHENGVRAAKWCEIKDFVHLHLTGVLLNEHSSGSGTGLMNIHTLQWHEPSLEFAGVTADQLPPLVDPTHATPLTAEIPGLRRGIPVVVGGGDGPLGNLGVGAATPGTGAVSLGTSGALRVAQLGPGIDDEGRTFSYAIAEGLWVRGGAISNGGVVAQWASETFGVPVGELLEQALHADSDGLVALPYLLGERAPWWDSTAHAALLGLRREHKPAQITKALVEGACQQLALVLDAVPRVDSIRITGGAFRARVWAQVLANALGMPLHLTEDSGGSAIGAALLAWRALGEIESLTVDLVRPISTITPDEAAIKRYAAARPFVAKAYQALEDLYRV is encoded by the coding sequence ATGATCGTGCTGGCGGTCGATCTCGGCACCACGGCGACCAAGGTCGTCGCGGTGGACTCGCAGGCCCGTGTGGTGGCCTCGACCGAGCGCGGGTACCCGATGCGCACCAGCGGTCTGGAGGCGACCCACGACCCGCTGGAGGTGCTCGCCGCGGCGTTCGACGCGCTGCGCGAGCTGGCCTCCGACGACGTGCGCGCCATCGCGTTGACCGGCGCGATGCACACGATCATGGGCCTGGACGCGGACCTGCGGCCCGTCACCGAGTCGTTGAGCTGGGCCGACAACCGCGCGGTCGAGCAGACGGAACGGTTGCGCGGCACCGAGGAAGGGCGCGAGCTGCATCGGACGACCGGCGCGCCGATCCACTCGTTCACGCCGCTGATGAAGCTCGCCTGGTTCCACGAGAACGGCGTGCGCGCGGCGAAGTGGTGTGAGATCAAGGACTTCGTGCACCTGCACCTGACCGGCGTGCTGCTCAACGAGCACTCGTCCGGCTCCGGCACCGGCCTGATGAACATCCACACGCTGCAGTGGCACGAGCCGTCGCTGGAGTTCGCCGGGGTGACCGCCGACCAGCTCCCGCCGCTCGTCGACCCCACGCACGCCACGCCGTTGACCGCCGAGATCCCGGGGCTGCGCAGGGGGATCCCGGTCGTCGTCGGTGGCGGTGACGGGCCGCTCGGCAACCTCGGCGTCGGCGCGGCCACCCCCGGCACGGGTGCGGTGTCGCTCGGCACGTCCGGCGCGTTGCGGGTGGCCCAGCTGGGGCCGGGCATCGACGACGAGGGCCGCACGTTCAGCTACGCCATCGCCGAGGGGCTGTGGGTGCGGGGCGGGGCGATCAGCAACGGTGGTGTCGTGGCGCAGTGGGCGTCGGAGACGTTCGGCGTCCCGGTCGGTGAGCTGCTCGAACAGGCTCTGCACGCGGATTCCGACGGGTTGGTGGCGCTGCCGTACCTGCTCGGGGAGCGGGCGCCGTGGTGGGACTCGACCGCGCACGCCGCGTTGCTGGGGCTGCGCCGCGAGCACAAGCCGGCGCAGATCACCAAGGCCCTGGTCGAGGGAGCCTGCCAGCAGCTCGCACTGGTGCTCGACGCCGTGCCGCGGGTCGACTCGATCCGGATCACCGGCGGTGCGTTCCGCGCACGGGTGTGGGCGCAGGTGCTGGCGAACGCGCTCGGCATGCCGTTGCACCTCACCGAGGACAGCGGCGGGTCGGCGATCGGTGCCGCGCTGCTGGCGTGGCGGGCGCTGGGCGAGATCGAGTCGCTGACGGTGGACCTCGTGCGGCCGATCAGCACGATCACGCCGGACGAGGCGGCGATCAAGCGGTACGCGGCGGCGCGGCCGTTCGTGGCGAAGGCGTACCAGGCGCTGGAGGACCTCTACCGCGTGTGA
- a CDS encoding GatB/YqeY domain-containing protein has translation MAELKTRLQSDLTAAMKARETVTAGALRMALTAVTNEEVSGEQARELSDDEVVKVLMREAKKRKEAAEAFAGAGRAEKAELERAELAVLETYLPKQLDDAEIASIVDNVVAALAEQSGEAPGPKQMGQVMKAVNAEVAGRAEGGRVAAAVKAKLTS, from the coding sequence ATGGCGGAGTTGAAGACGCGGCTGCAGAGCGACCTGACTGCGGCGATGAAGGCCAGGGAGACGGTCACGGCCGGTGCTCTGCGCATGGCGCTCACGGCGGTCACGAACGAGGAGGTCTCCGGCGAGCAGGCCCGTGAGCTCAGCGACGACGAGGTCGTGAAGGTGCTGATGCGCGAGGCCAAGAAGCGCAAGGAGGCCGCGGAGGCTTTCGCGGGTGCCGGGCGCGCGGAGAAGGCCGAGCTGGAGCGGGCGGAGCTCGCCGTGCTGGAGACCTACCTGCCGAAGCAGCTCGACGACGCCGAGATCGCGTCCATTGTGGACAACGTGGTGGCTGCGCTGGCCGAGCAGTCCGGTGAGGCGCCGGGCCCGAAGCAGATGGGTCAGGTCATGAAGGCCGTCAACGCCGAGGTGGCCGGGCGTGCCGAGGGTGGCCGGGTGGCCGCCGCGGTGAAGGCGAAGCTGACCTCCTGA
- a CDS encoding DNA-binding protein — MSNADSPKLHKPVDVAKRLGCSEWWVKEQARRRRIPYSWIGGRYLFTDAHINEIVLICEKRPVSVETPVTHQGESPRSVPSSGEQPVVRLRARPPRRARATAGRSTAA; from the coding sequence ATGTCCAACGCTGACAGTCCCAAGCTGCACAAGCCCGTAGATGTCGCCAAGCGCCTCGGATGCTCGGAATGGTGGGTGAAGGAGCAGGCACGCCGCCGTCGAATCCCGTATAGCTGGATCGGTGGGCGCTACCTATTCACCGACGCCCACATCAACGAAATCGTGTTGATCTGCGAGAAGCGGCCGGTTTCGGTCGAAACCCCAGTCACTCATCAAGGTGAATCGCCGCGCAGCGTCCCTTCTTCCGGTGAACAGCCCGTGGTGAGGCTTCGTGCGCGTCCACCGCGCCGCGCACGCGCAACAGCGGGCCGTTCGACTGCCGCATGA